Proteins encoded by one window of Cloeon dipterum chromosome 2, ieCloDipt1.1, whole genome shotgun sequence:
- the LOC135935504 gene encoding uncharacterized protein LOC135935504, with translation MREVKPVNGWRCVWLLLVLFHLVASSRTHREHKVHNIVLYPGKHSWCKTTPIKQVVAWPGCVAKEIDNNVCVGACFSYTIPQTQPSAPGDVISPYCDSCQASEVSWMDVTLDCDPDESETKLLELAKDQQTSEEQNSTRPFVQMKKKVQIIANCSCSSCSNGGGHHHGHGGGGHGHHQQHLLHHHESETPELVHQQQDVPELMGLVKEIQFRQNSRHAGPHPHFRVNNHTLHQLLVDSNIPEGQIGHQLGVKADSEEEPEVSDDEVEHTSPSAEPPPETTFNAAAESLSLPKSAFEHPGGHHPATHLEVAHEKLHPAHEGTEVSYHENLINPEPIQESEHADQSKGQFS, from the exons ATGAGAGAAGTCAAGCCCGTTAACGGCTGGCGGTGCGTCTGGCTGCTCCTCGTCCTCTTCCATCTGGTGGCCTCCTCCAGAACACATCGAGAGCATAAG GTGCACAACATCGTGCTGTACCCTGGCAAGCACTCGTGGTGCAAGACCACCCCGATCAAGCAGGTGGTGGCGTGGCCAGGCTGCGTGGCCAAGGAGATCGACAACAATGTGTGCGTGGGCGCGTGCTTCAGCTACACGATCCCGCAGACCCAGCCCAGTGCACCGGGTGACGTCATCTCGCCCTACTGCGACTCCTGCCAGGCCTCCGAGGTCTCGTGGATGGAC GTAACCCTGGATTGTGACCCTGACGAGAGCGAAACCAAGTTGCTGGAGCTGGCGAAGGACCAACAAACGTCAGAGGAGCAGAACAGCACGCGTCCGTTCGTGCAGATGAAGAAGAAGGTGCAGATCATCGCCAATTGCAGCTGCAGCTCGTGCTCcaacggcggcggccaccACCACGGCCACGGGGGAGGCGGCCACGGCCACCACCAGCAGCACCTGCTGCACCACCACGAGTCGGAGACGCCGGAGCTGGTGCATCAGCAACAGGACGTGCCCGAGCTCATGGGCCTGGTCAAGGAGATCCAGTTCAGGCAAAACAGCAGACACGCGGGCCCGCACCCCCACTTCAGGGTTAACAACCACACTCTGCATCAGTTACTGGTCGACTCTAACATCCCCGAGG GGCAAATTGGGCATCAACTGGGCGTGAAGGCCGATTCGGAAGAAGAGCCTGAGGTATCCGACGACGAAGTGGAGCACACAAGCCCTTCGGCTGAGCCACCACCGGAGACGACGTTCAACGCGGCAGCCGAGTCGCTGTCACTGCCCAAGTCGGCGTTTGAGCACCCCGGCGGCCACCACCCGGCCACGCACCTCGAGGTGGCCCACGAGAAACTGCACCCGGCGCATGAGGGCACGGAGGTCAGCTACCACGAGAACCTCATCAACCCCGAACCCATCCAGGAAAGCGAACACGCAGACCAAAGCAAGGGACAGTTTTCTTAA